A genomic region of Dactylococcopsis salina PCC 8305 contains the following coding sequences:
- a CDS encoding DMT family transporter: MQNLIYSNFSLAALFVLLWNSGFIGAEYGLPYTGTFTLLFWRYGALTLVLFAYLLLTKQLARQPLKTILHTSLVGVLAHGVWLSCALLALEQNVPAGIVALVVALQPLATGAFSGLVVGEQASRWQWLGLITGFLGVAIAVGTRIQVNDEASFFGYFIPFGSVIAITIASLLQRRRETSSQNYPRLSVAETLFYQSFATVLILTLPAVSIEKLEIQWNLALIATLSWLILGVSLASYGLMWKLLSRLDATRVASLFYLGPPVTMAMAWVAFGDTPQLADIIGLLVVTAGVMFVQFPQLRPR; this comes from the coding sequence ATGCAGAATCTTATTTATTCTAACTTTAGCCTCGCTGCCTTGTTTGTTTTACTTTGGAATTCTGGCTTTATTGGTGCTGAGTATGGTTTACCTTACACAGGAACATTTACCTTATTATTTTGGCGTTATGGCGCACTGACGCTAGTTTTATTCGCCTATCTACTTCTCACCAAACAGTTAGCCCGACAACCCTTAAAAACGATTCTTCACACCTCTTTAGTGGGAGTTTTAGCTCATGGGGTGTGGCTCAGTTGTGCTTTACTTGCCTTAGAACAAAATGTTCCAGCGGGAATTGTTGCTCTGGTTGTGGCGTTACAACCCCTTGCTACTGGTGCTTTTTCTGGGTTAGTGGTGGGAGAACAAGCCAGTCGATGGCAATGGTTAGGATTAATTACGGGATTTCTAGGCGTTGCGATCGCGGTGGGAACTCGTATTCAGGTTAATGACGAAGCCTCATTCTTTGGTTATTTTATCCCCTTTGGTTCGGTAATCGCAATTACGATCGCCAGTTTACTACAAAGGCGACGAGAAACTTCATCCCAGAATTATCCTCGTCTTTCTGTTGCCGAAACCTTGTTTTATCAAAGTTTTGCCACTGTTTTAATCCTTACTTTACCTGCGGTTAGTATAGAAAAATTAGAGATTCAGTGGAATTTAGCACTGATAGCAACTTTAAGCTGGTTAATTCTCGGTGTTTCTCTTGCTTCCTACGGTTTAATGTGGAAACTCCTTTCTCGTCTTGATGCTACCCGCGTCGCCAGTTTATTTTATCTCGGCCCACCAGTAACCATGGCGATGGCTTGGGTGGCTTTTGGGGATACCCCACAACTGGCAGATATAATCGGTTTATTGGTGGTAACGGCGGGGGTGATGTTTGTACAGTTTCCTCAACTTCGCCCTCGTTGA
- a CDS encoding DUF7219 family protein produces the protein MPESNPSKDDFLYPHYSYHGEAKPENIVFNANLQEFAQRVNYICNLETGGKITSNEAYQQIKELWQQLDSSREGLGISEESDGPE, from the coding sequence ATGCCAGAATCTAACCCCAGTAAAGATGATTTTCTCTATCCCCATTATTCTTATCATGGGGAGGCGAAACCAGAAAACATCGTTTTTAATGCTAATTTACAGGAGTTTGCTCAACGGGTGAATTATATCTGTAATTTGGAAACTGGCGGCAAAATTACCAGTAATGAAGCATATCAGCAAATTAAAGAATTATGGCAACAGTTGGATTCTTCACGGGAAGGTTTAGGGATTAGTGAGGAATCAGATGGCCCTGAATGA
- a CDS encoding DUF948 domain-containing protein, translated as MSDPIFWLALSLFLVAISLTAVLVAAFPVFLELARVARSAEKILDMLQQELPAILKSLRLTGEEVTELTNDVNGSVKSATKVIQQFDRGVTTAKNQAQGVKKQTRGVITGIKVAWKTWRDRA; from the coding sequence ATGAGTGATCCTATATTTTGGCTGGCGTTGTCCTTGTTTCTCGTTGCGATTAGTTTAACCGCCGTGTTAGTGGCGGCGTTTCCTGTCTTTTTGGAGTTAGCAAGGGTGGCGCGTAGTGCAGAAAAAATTTTGGATATGCTACAGCAAGAGTTACCTGCAATTTTAAAGTCCCTTCGTCTGACTGGAGAGGAAGTAACGGAACTCACTAATGATGTTAATGGTAGCGTGAAAAGTGCAACGAAAGTGATTCAACAGTTCGATCGAGGCGTGACGACGGCAAAAAATCAAGCGCAAGGGGTAAAAAAACAGACTCGTGGGGTGATTACAGGGATTAAAGTGGCTTGGAAAACCTGGCGCGATCGAGCCTAG